The DNA segment GGTCGGCGATGAAACGGTCGAGTAAGGCTGCACTCCAGGATCCATACTCTCTGGCGAAAGCGCGCATGGCCGGCGAATACTCGAATCCCGGCTGGGCCGCGATGGGTCGGCCCACGATGCCGGCGAGATTGGGACCTTGCAGGCCCTCGGTCTCGCCGGCCTCAACGGAGTGACAGGAATAACACTGTAGAAACGCCCGCTCGCCTGGATCGCGCGCCTCCTGCGCGGAGCCGTCAGCGACAGCCGAGACAAGAAATGCTGCAGCTGTGATCGCAAACCTCATTCGGTCTGATCGGTGCGGATCACGACCAATCGGTCGGCGCCGGACTCGGGCAGCCAAACCTCTCCCTTCCGGCCGTTTATCTGACGGACATTGGCGCCTTCCTGAGACTTGGGAAAGGTAGTGAATTTCTCTGTGCGTGGATCGAAGGCGTGGATCGCATTCCCGCCAAAATCGGAGAGCCAGGCGACATCGCGCTCGTCCACATAGACCGCGTAGACGCGCGGATCGTCGCCGGGCACGCTCCAGGCATTCCAGCTCCTATCGCGCGGATCATACATTGACACCTGTCCCGAGTTCCATTCGGAGATCCAGAGCCGCCCCTGGCTGTCCGACCAGACGCGGCGCGCGCCCTGGTTCTTGGTCGGGGGTTCGATCACCTCCGCTCCACCGCCCTCACGGTCGATCTTTGCCAAGTAACTGCCGGCCAGCGACACGAAATAGACGTCTCCGCCCGGGGTCGCAGCAATGCCATAGGGACCGCGTCCCTCCGGAGCCTCAAAGACTTTCATGTCGCCCGTCGCGGGATCGAGCCTCCCGTATATTCCGTTCTGTCCCGTGAACCAGAAGATGCCGTCGTGATCGAAAGCGCCCGTATTGAGATTGGCATAGGCCACGTCCTGCGGCAGCGCCCAGACCGTGGTCTTCTCGGTCTTCGGGTCGAAGCGCACGATGGCATTGAGGCCGCCGTCGGTGATCCATGCCGCGCCATCCGGTCCCTGGATGACACCATGCGGGCTGGAGCCTTCGCCGAGGGGCACATGGCGAACCTTGCCCGTCTCAGGATCAAGGATGCCAAGCGCGCCCTGGTGCTGGGCCGTGTACCAGACGCTCCCGTCTGGCGCGGGTGCGACATCGTGAGGGTGCGCGCCCTGCGGCAGGTCGTAGACCTGGCGTTCCTGCGCGAAAGCCGAGATAGCGGCAAGGCCGGCGGCGGCGATAACGACGACACGAATGAGGCTGCGCATAATCACCCTCCCTGCGGCTGAGGTCGCAACCATTACGTTACACTGAGTACTTCGCGGCAATGACGAGAATGAGAATCGCGTATTCACGATCGCGCGACTGCTCGCGATGGTCATCGGCGGGCTTGAGCTCGTGACATGCCGCATTTCAGGAGGAGCCAGGGAGCGTTCAGAGGCGCCCGTTTCCTCCTTGATTAGCGATAAAAGCTAGGGGGCATTCGAAGAGCGGCAATACGTGGAACATCGTCTCCTGACAGGTGTTGAGTTGGAAAAAGCATGTCCCGAACGTGCAGAATGCGACCGACGACGTGTCGCCAAGCCTTGGACAGCTACGATGATCAACCGACCAAATGATCCAGTCGATGGGAACCTTGTGACGGTGTTCGGCGGAACGGGCTTCCTTGGGCGGCGGGTCGTGAGCAGCCTTGTGGACAAGGCTGTCGTTGCACGCGCCGTCTCGCGTCATCCGCCCAAGGACAAGTTGGATGAAGCGTCCGACAAGAGGCCATCTCAGCAGGTCGAGGCGGACATATTGGATCCATCCTCGATGGCCGCTGCCGTGGGTGGATCTCGCGCGGTTGTGAACGCCGTCAGCCTTTATGTCGAGCGCGGTGAGCAGACCTTCGAGCGTGTCCATGTAGAAGCCGCGGCCGCTCTGGCGGCCGCTTCACGGGATGCAGGCGTCGAGAGATTCATCCAGATTTCTGGCATTGGATCGGATGCAAAGTCCCGTTCGCCTTACATTCAGGCCCGGGGCCGCGGCGAGGAGGCGGTGAAGGCGGCGTTTCCGGGTGCGGTGATGGTCCGTCCCTCTGTCATGACTGGACCCGATGACGCGTTCATCACAACGATCGCGAGGCTGGTACGCCTCCTCCCGATCTATCCGCTGTTCGGCGAAGGCAGCACGCTGCTGCAACCGGTCTATGTGGAGGACGTGGCGGAAGCCGTGTGCCGCTTGGCCCTGGGGCAGAATTCCACGGATGCTTCGATTTTCGAGTGCGCGGGACCGCGCATTTATTCCTATCGGGAACTCGTCCGGGAGATCGCCACCCAACTCAACGTGCGGGTAAGGACGGTGCCCGTGCCGTTCGCGGTATGGAGCATATTGGCGACTGCCACGGAATTTCTCCCCGCCGCGTCCCTGACGCGCAATCAGGTCGATCTCATGCGTCTTGACAACGTCGCGGCAAAGGATCTGCCGGGCCTCAAAGAACTGGATATCCAACCCCGTGGCATCGAGGACGTCATCCGCATGATCGAGCATGCGGCTTGAGCCGGAACCTTACGCTGCCTGCGAGGTTGGTCCGACTGAAAAGGAGGATACAACCATGGCCAGATGCGACCAGTGCGGCAACGACTATGATAAGGCTTTCCAGGTGAATCTGGGGGATCAAACCTACACTTTCGACAGTTTCGAATGCGCTATCCAGAAACTTGCTCCGACATGCCCGCATTGCGGCGTGCGAATCGTCGGGCATGGAGTCGAGCAGGGCGACACTATCTATTGCTGTGCGCATTGCGCGTCCCAGGAGGGAGCCGACGCCCTTACCGATCGCGCGCCTTGACCGAATTCGCAAAGGACCTCTTTGAGGCGCCAACCCCGACGATCGGAATCCACAGCGGAAGCTGCCCTCGCCTGGCACGACAAAGATGTCGGCCGCTTTCATCGCGACCGATAATCTGAGCGATTTCCCGGAGCATTTCTCTGGCGGTTGAATCTTGAAGCGTGGAAGCTGTTTCAGAGACGTTGCGGCTGGCCGCTTTCGGCGGCGGCGAGAATTGCATTGATAAGGCGGTGAACCTTCAGCGCCTCGCGCCCGTTCACACGTGGCTCTCGTGCAGCATCGACGGCATCGAGGAAATCGGCGAGCACCGCACGATGATGGTGGTGCGGAAATGCCATGGGATCGGCGCCGGCACCGCCGGCAGCTTCGTCTTCCAGTGATAATTCCGTTCCATCGTGGAAGGAAGCGACAAGACTTCGCCCGCCGAGACGGGCCATGCCACGTGTGCCGATGATGTCGATCTCGTCCGGATAGCCGGGATAGGCGCAGGTGGTAGCACTCACCGTCCCGATCGCTCCGTTTGCGAAACGGATGGCCGCCATTGCCAGGTCCTCGGTCTCCATGCGGTGCACCTTGCTGGTCGCCGCATAGGCTCTGACCTCCTCCGGAAGGCCGGCGAGCGAGACCAAAAGATCAAGCGTGTGGATGGCCTGGGTGAGAAGCACACCACCGCCATCGCGAGCGCGCGTGCCACGTCCCGGCTGATCGTAA comes from the Sinorhizobium garamanticum genome and includes:
- a CDS encoding c-type cytochrome; the protein is MRFAITAAAFLVSAVADGSAQEARDPGERAFLQCYSCHSVEAGETEGLQGPNLAGIVGRPIAAQPGFEYSPAMRAFAREYGSWSAALLDRFIADPEQVIPGTAMSGYPGLADNQARRALMEFLKSH
- a CDS encoding virginiamycin B lyase family protein is translated as MRSLIRVVVIAAAGLAAISAFAQERQVYDLPQGAHPHDVAPAPDGSVWYTAQHQGALGILDPETGKVRHVPLGEGSSPHGVIQGPDGAAWITDGGLNAIVRFDPKTEKTTVWALPQDVAYANLNTGAFDHDGIFWFTGQNGIYGRLDPATGDMKVFEAPEGRGPYGIAATPGGDVYFVSLAGSYLAKIDREGGGAEVIEPPTKNQGARRVWSDSQGRLWISEWNSGQVSMYDPRDRSWNAWSVPGDDPRVYAVYVDERDVAWLSDFGGNAIHAFDPRTEKFTTFPKSQEGANVRQINGRKGEVWLPESGADRLVVIRTDQTE
- a CDS encoding complex I NDUFA9 subunit family protein, whose product is MSSLVDKAVVARAVSRHPPKDKLDEASDKRPSQQVEADILDPSSMAAAVGGSRAVVNAVSLYVERGEQTFERVHVEAAAALAAASRDAGVERFIQISGIGSDAKSRSPYIQARGRGEEAVKAAFPGAVMVRPSVMTGPDDAFITTIARLVRLLPIYPLFGEGSTLLQPVYVEDVAEAVCRLALGQNSTDASIFECAGPRIYSYRELVREIATQLNVRVRTVPVPFAVWSILATATEFLPAASLTRNQVDLMRLDNVAAKDLPGLKELDIQPRGIEDVIRMIEHAA
- a CDS encoding Gfo/Idh/MocA family protein, whose amino-acid sequence is MAKLRIGLIGLGMAAAPHAKSLLDLKDRVEVAAAFSPTPARRKTFSETYGFATCDNAETIFRDPSIAAVMVLTPPNTHLELVRRAARAGKHVLLEKPLEITQERAEALVETAERARIKLGIVLQHRFRPVSEALVKLINEGRLGEIVSASARLHNWRPQSYYDQPGRGTRARDGGGVLLTQAIHTLDLLVSLAGLPEEVRAYAATSKVHRMETEDLAMAAIRFANGAIGTVSATTCAYPGYPDEIDIIGTRGMARLGGRSLVASFHDGTELSLEDEAAGGAGADPMAFPHHHHRAVLADFLDAVDAAREPRVNGREALKVHRLINAILAAAESGQPQRL